The following are from one region of the Edwardsiella tarda ATCC 15947 = NBRC 105688 genome:
- a CDS encoding GGDEF domain-containing protein encodes MMDLFGDDRHRSMALYGDPAQPRRRFTRRRAWFLMLLGILMVAIAGLHLAYLPHYALQRFNGFAFALELVDYLTVLLMLVAVQYSALDRPAYLCLTFGLSLWLLSGLLNLLDEIVVQPVLLGDLEDVLHSLGMLIGAWGGGYTLRYLARVRARLRYLAMFDDLTALPNRRHFYSYLMSRPQPRQIGLMIIDLDHFKRVNDEFGHTVGDRVLFQFGRLLRAEFTHHAFPARIGGEEFALVLEQSDCASVTASAQRLLQRASMIRIAEERMLSVSIGVGISTPDEMLESFIHRVDDALYQAKGAGRGTYRWSPDGTPHAARYTPHLDEEKPRQ; translated from the coding sequence ATGATGGATCTTTTTGGCGATGATCGGCACCGCTCGATGGCGTTGTATGGTGATCCGGCGCAACCGCGCCGGCGCTTTACCCGTCGGCGTGCGTGGTTCCTCATGCTACTCGGGATACTGATGGTCGCGATCGCCGGCTTACATCTCGCCTATCTCCCCCATTATGCCTTGCAGCGCTTTAATGGCTTCGCCTTTGCATTGGAGTTAGTGGACTATTTGACGGTATTGCTGATGTTGGTGGCGGTGCAATACTCGGCGCTGGATCGCCCCGCCTACCTCTGCCTGACCTTTGGCTTGTCCCTGTGGCTGTTGAGTGGTTTGCTGAATTTATTGGATGAGATTGTCGTACAACCCGTCCTGCTAGGCGATCTAGAGGATGTTTTACACAGTCTGGGGATGTTGATCGGCGCCTGGGGTGGGGGCTATACCCTGCGTTATCTGGCGCGGGTGCGCGCGCGGTTACGTTACCTGGCGATGTTTGACGATCTGACCGCTTTGCCGAATCGACGCCATTTCTACTCCTACCTGATGTCACGCCCACAACCGCGCCAGATCGGGTTGATGATCATCGATCTGGATCACTTCAAACGGGTCAATGACGAGTTTGGTCATACCGTCGGCGATCGCGTGTTATTTCAGTTTGGTCGCCTGCTGCGTGCCGAGTTTACCCATCATGCGTTTCCGGCGCGCATCGGCGGTGAAGAGTTCGCCTTGGTGCTGGAGCAGAGCGATTGCGCCAGCGTGACCGCGAGCGCACAACGTCTGTTACAGCGTGCCAGCATGATCCGCATCGCCGAGGAGCGGATGCTCAGCGTCAGCATCGGGGTCGGCATCAGTACCCCCGATGAGATGTTGGAGTCGTTCATCCATCGCGTCGATGACGCGCTCTATCAGGCGAAGGGGGCGGGGCGAGGGACCTACCGCTGGAGCCCTGACGGCACGCCACACGCCGCGCGTTATACCCCCCACCTTGATGAGGAGAAACCTCGACAATAG
- a CDS encoding carboxymuconolactone decarboxylase family protein: MSRYDQGKQVFDYYTQQSKHHLSDEIGDVAPEIQRYIVEFVFGEIYARPGLSPGEKTLTAISALATLGSCEAELTANINNALNVAVAPKKILDTLIHLIPYAGLPRTLNAIRVAQRVFADRGITLPRPPASTRSHGAPDGE; encoded by the coding sequence ATGAGCCGTTATGACCAGGGGAAACAAGTATTTGACTACTATACGCAGCAAAGTAAACACCATCTGAGCGATGAGATAGGGGACGTCGCACCGGAAATCCAACGCTATATCGTCGAGTTTGTCTTTGGCGAAATCTATGCCCGACCCGGCCTCAGCCCGGGAGAAAAGACCCTCACCGCCATCAGCGCCTTGGCCACTCTCGGCAGTTGTGAGGCGGAGTTAACCGCCAATATCAACAACGCGCTGAATGTCGCGGTCGCACCGAAAAAGATCCTCGACACGCTGATCCATCTTATCCCTTACGCCGGCCTACCGCGTACGCTCAACGCCATTCGCGTCGCCCAACGCGTGTTCGCCGATCGGGGCATCACCCTACCTCGCCCACCCGCCAGCACGCGATCGCATGGTGCTCCGGACGGGGAATAG